From the genome of Lentilactobacillus buchneri, one region includes:
- a CDS encoding universal stress protein, translated as MANTEGGQKFDRILVGVDDSEDAQLAFRYAIREARQSNARLIITSILEDDNVNVFQALSKDFVHGERSALAKHIEDYRQLALRAGVKQVDTVIEEGDPGETIVKRVIPATKADLLIVGSLSKTGVRKYFGSQAAYMAKYSPISVMIVR; from the coding sequence ATGGCAAATACTGAAGGCGGTCAAAAATTCGATCGAATTCTTGTGGGTGTTGATGATTCGGAAGATGCCCAATTAGCATTTAGATATGCAATTCGTGAAGCTCGTCAATCCAATGCACGTTTGATCATTACTTCAATTTTGGAAGACGATAACGTTAACGTTTTCCAAGCATTAAGCAAAGATTTTGTTCATGGGGAGCGTTCAGCGCTTGCCAAGCATATTGAAGACTATCGGCAATTAGCTTTACGTGCCGGTGTTAAGCAAGTGGATACGGTCATCGAGGAAGGCGATCCCGGCGAGACAATCGTCAAACGGGTTATTCCGGCTACCAAGGCCGACCTGCTGATTGTCGGTTCACTTTCTAAGACCGGTGTGCGTAAGTACTTTGGTTCGCAAGCAGCCTATATGGCTAAGTACTCACCAATCTCAGTGATGATTGTCCGTTAA